From a single Nymphaea colorata isolate Beijing-Zhang1983 chromosome 4, ASM883128v2, whole genome shotgun sequence genomic region:
- the LOC116252408 gene encoding transcription factor bHLH91-like produces MYDENSYFNAAHQSMAIEQDGSIVAASNCIMGTTAAGLDQNFTLADQNNPTQEALGIELQNQFSFELDPEFNTQIIHEAFQASHSQLDHHHRHFATPVLPPPSSVLQKWEGSELHDIGLQHQQSTYSLNSSYAAPDLLNFLQLPRRSVPTVLPTTSILPFNGITKKAISGFPDSIDIYSEIGGNGANSASSVLYDPLQLSFPPNPPLLRNLFQSLPQNYHLPNSKSGPYFGMDEKDTRGSGMLQEGDIGGCRQYGNSVLDLKTEMCAMDKGEGGGNHHFASTEKQRRESLNERFKALGSLVPNPTKTDRASIVGDAIDYINELLRTVEELKILVEKKRRGGGRHKKQKLGDNDTAATEMEVTTQNKPSRAMDAFSAVRVEREQTFSGSLRSSWLQRTSKEGTWVDVRIVDDEVTIKLTQRKKKNCLLFVSKILEDLHLEILHANGANFGDHNILLFNTKICEGSCVYASAIANQLIEGVDRNYSRFTSSL; encoded by the exons atgtatgatgaaaatagttACTTTAATGCTGCCCATCAATCCATGGCAATAGAACAAGATGGCTCCATAGTAGCTGCAAGCAACTGCATCATGGGGACAACAGCAGCGGGCCTAGACCAAAACTTCACTCTTGCAGACCAGAATAACCCCACCCAGGAAGCATTGGGAATTGAGCTCCAGAACCAGTTCAGTTTCGAGCTTGATCCAGAGTTCAACACCCAGATCATCCATGAAGCTTTTCAAGCAAGTCACTCTCAACTAGATCACCACCACCGCCACTTCGCCACGCCAGTGTTGCCGCCGCCGTCATCAGTGCTTCAGAAGTGGGAGGGTAGTGAACTGCATGATATTGGATTGCAGCATCAGCAAAGCACATACAGTTTGAACTCTTCCTACGCTGCTCCAGACCTTCTTAACTTTCTGCAACTACCCAGACGTTCTGTCCCCACAGTGCTTCCCACCACTTCCATTCTTCCTTTCAACGGCATCAccaagaaggcaatttcaggctTCCCTGATTCAATTGACATCTATTCAGAAATTGGTGGAAATGGTGCAAATTCAGCATCTTCAGTCCTGTATGATCCGCTCCAATTGAGCTTCCCACCGAATCCACCGTTGTTAAGGAACTTGTTTCAGTCACTTCCTCAGAATTACCACCTCCCCAATTCGAAATCTGGGCCATACTTTGGCATGGATGAGAAAGATACAAGAGGGAGTGGGATGCTTCAAGAGGGGGATATTGGTGGCTGCAGGCAGTATGGGAACTCGGTGCTGGATCTCAAAACGGAGATGTGCGCGATGGACAAGGGGGAAGGAGGGGGGAACCACCATTTTGCTTCTACTGAGAAGCAAAGGAGAGAGTCGTTGAATGAAAGGTTCAAGGCACTCGGGTCCCTGGTCCCTAATCCAACCAAG ACCGACAGGGCTTCAATCGTGGGTGATGCAATTGACTACATCAACGAGCTGCTGAGGACAGTTGAGGAGCTCAAAATACTTGTGGAGAAGAAGAGGCGAGGAGGGGGGAGGCACAAGAAGCAGAAGCTTGGGGACAATGACACAGCCGCCACAGAAATGGAAGTCACCACTCAAAACAAACCTTCCCGTGCCATGGACGCTTTCTCTGCTGTCAGGGTGGAAAGAGAACAGACGTTCAGCGGGTCGCTGAGGAGTTCATGGCTGCAAAGGACCTCCAAAGAAGGCACATGGGTCGATGTAAGGATCGTTGATGATGAGGTCACTATCAAGCTCacgcagaggaagaagaaaaactgcCTGCTCTTCGTCTCCAAGATTCTTGAAGACCTTCACCTTGAGATCCTTCACGCCAATGGCGCCAACTTCGGCGATCATAACATCCTCTTGTTTAATACCAAG ATCTGTGAAGGCTCATGTGTTTATGCGAGTGCAATTGCCAACCAGCTCATAGAAGGTGTGGACAGGAACTATTCAAGGTTCACTTCAAGCTTGTAG